In one window of Bacteroidales bacterium DNA:
- the atpH gene encoding ATP synthase F1 subunit delta yields MNQSQITLRYAKALFDLAQERKILEKVKADMALIDQVCHENKELRGMLHNPVISVDKKQKVLHQLFEKHIDKLTLQFIDIISRKRRESYIDGIASAFVSLYKEFKGIKTAYVKSAVSLTVSDKKEMVGMLNKMTGKEIELIEEIKSDLIGGFVLTMDQYQIDQSLMTKIKQLKKDFEKNLYVKGF; encoded by the coding sequence ATGAATCAGTCCCAGATAACCCTACGTTACGCCAAAGCATTGTTTGATCTTGCCCAGGAACGAAAAATTCTTGAGAAGGTAAAGGCTGATATGGCCCTGATTGACCAGGTATGCCACGAGAATAAAGAACTCAGGGGCATGTTACATAACCCTGTTATTAGTGTCGATAAGAAACAAAAAGTATTACACCAGCTTTTTGAAAAACATATTGATAAACTCACTCTCCAATTTATAGATATCATATCAAGGAAAAGAAGAGAGAGCTATATTGATGGTATAGCATCTGCTTTTGTTAGTCTTTATAAGGAATTCAAAGGGATTAAAACCGCTTATGTTAAATCGGCTGTTTCCCTTACTGTCAGCGATAAAAAAGAAATGGTCGGAATGCTTAATAAAATGACAGGAAAGGAAATTGAACTCATAGAAGAAATCAAATCTGATTTGATTGGAGGGTTCGTACTCACGATGGATCAATACCAGATTGATCAAAGTTTGATGACTAAAATCAAACAACTTAAAAAAGATTTTGAAAAGAACCTCTATGTCAAAGGGTTCTAA
- a CDS encoding F0F1 ATP synthase subunit alpha: protein MSEIKPAEVTAILRQELAGFKTEAEIQEVGSVLQVGDGIARVYGLTNAQSGELVEFTKTGVKGIVLNLEEDNVGIVLLGESNNIKEGDTVQRTRRIASVKVGEGLLGRVINTIGEPIDGKGEIKGDLYEMPLERKAPGVIFRQPVTEPLQTGIKAIDAMIPIGRGQRELIIGDRQTGKSAIAIDTIINQKDNFEKGKPVYCIYVAIGQKGSTVANVVKTLEDNGAMAYTTVICATASDPAAMQFYAPFTGAAVGEFFRDSGRPALVIYDDLSKQAVAYREVSLLLRRPPGREAYPGDVFYLHSRLLERAAKVIKSDEIAAKMNDLPDTIRPLVKGGGSLTALPIIETQAGDVSAYIPTNVISITDGQIFLETGLFNSGIRPAINVGISVSRVGGNAQIKAMKKVAGTLKLAQAEYRELEAFSKFGSDLDSATKNILDKGARNVEILKQDQYSPVPVEKQVAIIACGTRGLLQRVPVKSIRDFEAEFLHHLEVSHADILDDLRQGKLDDQILARIDNIAKEVSAKYIK, encoded by the coding sequence ATGTCAGAGATTAAACCCGCAGAAGTTACCGCGATTCTAAGACAGGAATTAGCCGGATTTAAAACGGAAGCTGAGATCCAGGAAGTAGGTTCCGTTCTCCAGGTAGGTGATGGAATTGCCCGTGTTTATGGACTCACCAACGCTCAAAGTGGTGAATTGGTTGAGTTCACCAAAACCGGGGTAAAAGGAATTGTTCTTAACCTTGAAGAAGATAATGTAGGGATCGTACTCCTGGGAGAATCCAACAATATCAAGGAAGGAGATACCGTTCAAAGAACCCGTCGCATTGCTTCTGTTAAAGTGGGTGAAGGCCTGTTAGGTCGTGTTATCAATACCATCGGCGAACCTATCGATGGGAAGGGTGAAATTAAGGGCGATCTATACGAAATGCCCCTTGAACGTAAAGCCCCGGGTGTAATTTTCCGCCAACCTGTTACTGAGCCGTTACAGACTGGTATAAAAGCTATCGATGCCATGATTCCGATCGGAAGGGGTCAAAGAGAGCTGATCATCGGCGACCGCCAGACAGGTAAATCTGCCATTGCAATCGATACTATCATCAATCAGAAGGATAACTTCGAAAAAGGTAAGCCTGTTTATTGCATATATGTAGCTATTGGTCAAAAGGGATCAACGGTAGCCAATGTTGTAAAAACGCTTGAAGATAATGGGGCGATGGCTTATACCACTGTTATATGTGCTACCGCATCCGACCCTGCCGCTATGCAGTTTTATGCTCCTTTCACCGGTGCTGCTGTAGGAGAATTCTTCCGCGACTCAGGCCGTCCTGCTTTGGTTATTTATGATGACCTTTCGAAACAGGCTGTAGCATATCGCGAAGTTTCCCTGCTACTGCGTCGCCCCCCCGGACGTGAAGCCTATCCCGGTGATGTATTTTACCTGCATTCACGCTTACTTGAAAGAGCCGCAAAGGTGATCAAGAGTGATGAAATTGCAGCTAAAATGAATGACCTTCCTGATACTATTCGTCCATTGGTTAAAGGAGGTGGCTCACTCACAGCTCTGCCAATCATTGAAACCCAGGCTGGTGACGTTTCAGCCTACATCCCAACTAATGTGATCTCAATTACTGATGGACAGATCTTCCTCGAAACCGGTCTGTTTAATTCAGGAATCCGTCCAGCTATCAATGTTGGGATTTCGGTATCCAGAGTTGGGGGGAATGCCCAGATCAAGGCCATGAAAAAGGTGGCCGGTACTTTAAAACTTGCTCAGGCCGAATACCGCGAATTAGAAGCTTTTTCCAAATTCGGTTCCGACCTCGATTCAGCTACCAAGAATATTCTTGACAAAGGTGCCCGTAATGTGGAAATTCTGAAACAAGACCAATACTCCCCTGTACCTGTTGAAAAACAAGTTGCCATCATCGCATGTGGTACCCGTGGATTACTCCAGAGGGTGCCTGTTAAAAGTATCAGGGATTTTGAAGCCGAATTCCTTCATCACCTGGAAGTAAGCCATGCTGATATTCTCGATGATCTCCGCCAGGGTAAACTCGACGATCAGATCCTCGCACGCATCGACAACATTGCTAAAGAAGTATCTGCTAAATACATCAAATAG
- the atpG gene encoding ATP synthase F1 subunit gamma, translating to MPSLKEVRIRIASVKSTQQITSAMKMVAASKLRRAQNAILKMRPYAAKLKEILQNLSASIETGNDNPFARQSNPEKVLMIVLTSNRGLCGAFNSNIIKTTLQCMNDKYSSANQSGNIHFMTIGRKGTEFFSKRGFHVISSHDSIYDQLTWDNASAIATGLMKSFAAHEYDRIEIVYNQFKNAAVQKITVEQFLPIEPPKKDPAEVALNQQKSQVDYIFEPSQEQIVTELIPKSLKIQFYKALLDSFASEHGARMTAMHQATDNARELLKDLNLAYNKARQASITKEILEIVSGAEALKG from the coding sequence ATGCCAAGTTTAAAAGAAGTCCGCATCAGGATTGCTTCGGTAAAATCGACCCAGCAAATCACCAGTGCCATGAAAATGGTAGCTGCATCAAAACTGCGCCGTGCACAGAATGCTATCCTGAAAATGCGTCCCTATGCCGCAAAACTTAAGGAGATCCTTCAAAACCTCTCTGCAAGCATTGAAACCGGCAATGATAATCCTTTTGCACGACAAAGTAATCCCGAGAAAGTGCTGATGATTGTCTTAACTTCCAATCGCGGACTTTGCGGAGCCTTCAATTCAAACATTATCAAGACGACCCTCCAATGCATGAATGACAAATATTCTTCTGCTAACCAAAGCGGAAATATCCATTTTATGACCATTGGACGAAAAGGGACAGAATTCTTTTCGAAAAGAGGCTTTCATGTTATCTCTTCCCATGACTCTATTTATGACCAATTGACATGGGACAATGCATCTGCCATTGCAACAGGATTGATGAAATCATTCGCTGCACATGAATATGACAGAATAGAAATTGTATACAACCAGTTCAAAAATGCAGCAGTTCAAAAAATAACCGTTGAACAGTTTCTTCCGATTGAACCACCTAAAAAGGATCCTGCAGAGGTTGCATTAAATCAACAAAAAAGCCAGGTAGATTATATTTTTGAACCTTCCCAGGAGCAGATTGTTACTGAATTGATCCCTAAATCACTAAAAATTCAGTTCTATAAAGCATTGCTGGACTCATTTGCCTCAGAACACGGTGCCCGAATGACCGCCATGCACCAGGCCACTGATAATGCCCGTGAACTGTTGAAGGATTTAAACCTGGCCTATAACAAAGCCCGCCAGGCATCCATTACTAAGGAAATCCTCGAGATTGTTAGTGGCGCTGAAGCTCTGAAAGGATAG
- a CDS encoding ferritin, with the protein MIKNKVEKVLVGQIKNEEHSSRLYMAMASWCQVKGFPGASQYLFNQSNEERTHMLKFVNYVNERGGHSLFSALDNPTADYKSLVDIFEKVLKHEEFITEQINKLYEVALNEKDYTTGSFLQWFITEQIEEEATVHGILDKMKLAGNEAGGLFLIDKDLSALAATKAAAAKAGQAT; encoded by the coding sequence ATGATCAAAAATAAAGTTGAAAAAGTCCTCGTAGGACAGATCAAGAATGAAGAGCACTCATCGAGACTCTACATGGCAATGGCATCCTGGTGCCAGGTGAAAGGTTTTCCGGGAGCATCACAATACCTCTTCAACCAATCGAATGAAGAACGGACACACATGCTGAAGTTTGTAAATTATGTGAACGAAAGAGGAGGACATTCTCTTTTCTCAGCTTTGGATAACCCAACAGCTGATTATAAGTCATTGGTCGACATTTTCGAAAAAGTGCTGAAACATGAAGAATTCATCACTGAACAAATCAATAAACTTTATGAAGTAGCACTTAACGAGAAAGACTATACAACCGGAAGTTTCCTTCAATGGTTCATTACCGAACAAATTGAAGAAGAGGCTACGGTTCATGGAATCCTCGATAAAATGAAACTTGCAGGAAATGAAGCGGGTGGTTTATTCCTTATTGACAAGGATCTTTCAGCCCTTGCTGCAACAAAAGCTGCTGCTGCTAAAGCCGGACAAGCTACCTAA
- a CDS encoding RNA polymerase sigma factor yields the protein MDERERLFRQMINENKEKIYRICIYHASCREDCEDMFQQVLINIWSSLPNFRGDSKVSTWIYRIALNTTIDFNRAESRRMKNHQQLMQEFRLVSGQDDRWEKLRKEKMLDEIHSQIIQLSVIDKLIMSLFMEELSSREIAGVVGISEGNVRIKIHRIRESLKSILGGQNHE from the coding sequence ATGGATGAGCGAGAGCGCCTGTTCAGGCAAATGATAAATGAAAACAAAGAAAAAATTTACCGGATATGCATCTATCATGCTTCCTGTCGGGAGGATTGCGAGGATATGTTCCAGCAAGTGCTGATCAACATATGGTCTTCCCTACCGAATTTCCGGGGAGATTCAAAAGTAAGTACATGGATTTACCGTATTGCACTTAACACTACTATCGACTTTAACAGGGCGGAATCGAGAAGGATGAAAAACCACCAACAGTTAATGCAGGAGTTCCGGTTGGTTTCCGGCCAGGATGACCGATGGGAAAAACTAAGAAAAGAAAAGATGCTGGATGAAATTCATTCTCAGATCATCCAGTTGTCAGTTATCGACAAACTCATTATGTCCTTATTCATGGAAGAACTCAGTTCCAGGGAAATCGCGGGAGTGGTGGGCATCAGTGAGGGAAATGTCAGGATCAAGATCCACCGTATCAGGGAAAGTCTCAAATCAATACTCGGAGGGCAAAATCATGAATGA
- a CDS encoding Crp/Fnr family transcriptional regulator, giving the protein MLKTFDELNKSSCCDCIDMSCAVSLLNKAQFELLSNHSIESEIKKGEIIIRSDVLISNIIYLKTGYVKEFVVSSSKKSRIIQILKPHTYLGIHSLFGDKINHYSYAALEDLKICYIDINTFKQLVKENGNFAFQILSEVGKENLYNYYRFISNSHKKTDGRFADILLYLAEKIYENERFPLQLTRQEIADLVGVSRENLTRVMTKFREDGIIEVSKDHIHLLKEEILKKISKNG; this is encoded by the coding sequence ATGCTAAAAACCTTTGATGAACTCAATAAGAGCAGCTGTTGTGACTGTATTGATATGTCGTGTGCGGTATCCTTATTGAACAAGGCACAATTTGAGCTACTCAGTAATCATAGTATAGAATCAGAAATCAAGAAAGGGGAGATAATTATTCGATCAGATGTGTTGATTTCCAATATTATATACTTGAAAACAGGATATGTTAAGGAGTTTGTTGTTAGTTCCAGTAAAAAGTCACGTATCATCCAGATTTTGAAGCCGCACACCTATTTAGGCATTCATTCGCTTTTTGGGGATAAGATCAACCACTATTCTTACGCAGCCCTGGAAGACCTGAAAATCTGCTACATCGACATCAATACCTTTAAGCAATTGGTAAAGGAAAACGGGAATTTTGCTTTCCAGATACTTTCGGAAGTGGGTAAAGAAAACCTTTATAATTACTATCGTTTTATATCCAATAGTCATAAAAAGACGGATGGAAGGTTTGCTGACATTTTGCTTTACCTCGCAGAAAAGATTTATGAGAATGAACGGTTTCCCTTACAATTAACCAGGCAGGAGATAGCTGATCTGGTTGGAGTTTCAAGAGAAAACCTGACCAGGGTGATGACAAAATTCAGGGAGGATGGTATTATTGAAGTGTCAAAGGATCATATTCACCTTCTGAAGGAGGAAATTCTAAAAAAAATCAGCAAAAACGGCTGA
- a CDS encoding TusE/DsrC/DsvC family sulfur relay protein: MPTLELQGRSFEVDGDGFLSTPELWNEEVARLFAEYDGLADLTDKHWVVIKFIRRNFEEKGNAPMIRSICQETGVKLREIYELFPLGPARGACRVAGLPKPDGCV; this comes from the coding sequence ATGCCTACATTAGAATTACAAGGTAGAAGCTTTGAAGTAGATGGAGATGGATTTCTCTCTACCCCTGAATTATGGAATGAAGAAGTGGCTCGTTTATTCGCTGAATATGATGGGCTTGCCGATCTGACCGATAAGCACTGGGTTGTCATCAAGTTCATCAGGAGAAATTTTGAGGAAAAGGGAAACGCCCCAATGATTCGCAGCATCTGCCAGGAAACAGGGGTTAAACTCCGGGAAATCTATGAGCTATTCCCTCTCGGTCCTGCCAGAGGCGCCTGCCGGGTTGCCGGTTTACCCAAACCTGACGGTTGTGTATAA
- a CDS encoding (Fe-S)-binding protein: MAILSEKNITKGLSILQNYTDNKLLTHLNSCVHCGLCAESCMYYLTYKEARFVPAQKVDFIMSVYKRYFTFLGKHVPFLSKARDLNDESSSEMVDLFFGACTLCGRCTMHCSIGVDIAFLVRTGRVMLAEMGMIPASIQSTVDASIQTGNNMGITKEEFVDTIQWLEDDLKDELEDPEARIPLNEKGKKILYTLNPREPKFFPLSISAMAKIFHFAKESWTLSTEMYDVTNYGFFTGNIGEATTITKRLHEEVKNLEAKELILAECGHGSRAFRWEGPNYLNQSFEYTARTSVELIADYLKEGRIRVDKNRLKQRVTLHDPCNLVRNGGIINEQRYILHQIANDFVEMTPYGVDNFCCGGGGGQLAMSEYNERRMGIGGRKADQIKDTKANIVVTPCHNCVDQLIQINAHYKLNVQIKTLAEVVADALI; the protein is encoded by the coding sequence ATGGCCATCTTATCAGAGAAAAATATAACAAAGGGTCTTTCCATCCTTCAGAACTACACAGACAACAAACTACTTACTCATCTGAATAGCTGTGTACATTGCGGACTGTGCGCCGAGAGTTGTATGTACTATCTCACTTACAAGGAGGCTCGATTCGTCCCTGCCCAAAAAGTGGATTTTATCATGTCTGTTTACAAAAGGTACTTCACCTTCCTGGGAAAACATGTTCCTTTTCTCTCAAAAGCCAGAGATTTGAATGATGAGTCATCCTCTGAAATGGTGGATTTGTTCTTCGGTGCCTGTACACTATGCGGAAGATGCACAATGCATTGTTCCATTGGAGTGGATATAGCCTTTCTGGTAAGAACCGGAAGAGTGATGCTGGCTGAAATGGGCATGATCCCGGCATCAATACAAAGTACTGTTGACGCTTCAATCCAGACAGGCAATAATATGGGTATTACAAAGGAGGAATTTGTGGATACCATTCAATGGCTTGAAGATGACCTTAAAGATGAGCTTGAAGACCCGGAAGCTCGAATTCCTCTGAATGAAAAAGGCAAGAAAATCCTCTATACCTTAAATCCCAGGGAGCCAAAATTCTTTCCGCTGTCCATCTCAGCAATGGCGAAAATATTCCATTTTGCCAAGGAAAGCTGGACACTCTCAACTGAGATGTATGATGTAACCAATTATGGATTTTTTACCGGAAATATTGGTGAAGCAACCACTATTACCAAGCGCTTGCATGAAGAGGTTAAAAACCTTGAAGCTAAAGAACTCATACTGGCAGAATGCGGACATGGTTCAAGGGCTTTCCGGTGGGAAGGGCCTAATTATCTGAACCAATCCTTCGAATATACTGCCAGAACTTCTGTGGAACTGATTGCAGATTACCTGAAAGAAGGAAGAATCAGAGTTGACAAGAACCGGCTGAAACAAAGAGTCACACTTCATGATCCCTGTAACCTGGTTCGCAATGGTGGTATCATTAACGAACAACGATACATACTTCATCAGATTGCCAATGATTTTGTAGAAATGACACCTTATGGGGTGGATAATTTCTGTTGCGGCGGCGGTGGTGGCCAATTGGCTATGAGTGAGTACAACGAAAGACGAATGGGTATAGGGGGCCGGAAAGCAGATCAGATAAAAGATACTAAAGCCAATATTGTGGTCACTCCATGCCACAACTGTGTAGACCAGCTCATCCAGATCAACGCTCATTATAAACTGAATGTACAAATCAAGACCCTGGCTGAGGTTGTTGCTGATGCTTTGATTTAA
- a CDS encoding aminotransferase class V-fold PLP-dependent enzyme has protein sequence MENLIYLDNSATSFPKPDPVYDFMFNFYRTKGVSPGRTGFDAAIETEEMVTDTRKMLTSLFNGDGDFNRLTFSYNASDSLNMIMQGLAVEGDHVITTMLEHNSVLRPLYHLTQAGIIDTTYVAFDPVSGYVDPQEIKKALRKNTKFVIVNHCSNVIGTVQPVEEIGRICKEAGVYFIVDGSQSAGAVNVDMQKMGIDAFIFTGHKCLMGPTGIGGSYVMKDVPVRYTRFGGTGVRSAQLTHLEEFPYRLECGTLNLLGVAGLNAGVKWITEQGIDAIHEREMDLWDKLRKSVQSLDNVTTYCALDRANKNPVLSLNIKGFESGDVGTMLDVDYNIACRTGLQCAPKVHEMLGTDKIHGTARLSIGPFNTEDHIDKAILAITEIAGLR, from the coding sequence ATGGAAAACCTCATTTATCTCGACAATTCAGCTACCTCCTTTCCAAAGCCAGACCCAGTTTATGATTTCATGTTCAATTTCTATCGGACAAAAGGTGTGAGCCCGGGAAGAACCGGTTTTGATGCAGCCATTGAAACCGAAGAAATGGTCACAGATACCCGTAAAATGCTAACCAGTCTTTTTAACGGGGATGGAGATTTCAACAGGCTGACATTCAGTTACAATGCCAGCGATTCACTGAATATGATTATGCAGGGACTTGCAGTGGAGGGTGATCATGTGATTACTACAATGCTTGAGCATAATTCAGTGTTAAGGCCGCTTTATCATTTAACCCAGGCCGGAATCATCGATACAACCTATGTAGCCTTCGATCCGGTAAGCGGGTATGTGGATCCACAGGAGATAAAAAAAGCCCTTCGAAAGAATACCAAATTCGTGATAGTTAACCATTGTTCAAATGTAATAGGCACGGTTCAGCCTGTGGAAGAAATTGGCAGGATCTGTAAGGAAGCCGGGGTATATTTCATTGTTGATGGGAGTCAAAGTGCAGGAGCTGTCAATGTGGATATGCAGAAAATGGGAATTGATGCTTTCATTTTTACCGGCCATAAGTGCCTCATGGGCCCTACCGGAATAGGAGGCTCCTATGTGATGAAAGATGTACCTGTTCGGTATACCCGATTTGGAGGAACCGGTGTGCGTTCGGCTCAGCTTACCCATCTTGAAGAGTTTCCATACCGCTTGGAATGCGGCACCCTTAATTTACTGGGAGTTGCTGGTCTCAATGCAGGGGTAAAATGGATAACTGAACAAGGCATTGATGCTATCCATGAAAGGGAAATGGATCTGTGGGATAAACTTCGTAAAAGTGTTCAAAGCCTGGATAATGTTACAACTTATTGTGCCCTCGACAGGGCAAATAAGAACCCTGTCCTGAGTCTGAATATTAAAGGCTTTGAATCGGGGGATGTGGGCACCATGCTGGATGTGGATTATAATATCGCCTGCCGGACTGGTTTACAATGTGCGCCAAAGGTTCATGAGATGCTGGGTACTGATAAGATACATGGCACTGCACGCCTAAGCATTGGACCTTTCAATACAGAAGATCATATCGACAAAGCCATACTTGCCATCACTGAAATTGCAGGCCTGAGATAG